The proteins below come from a single Pseudomonadota bacterium genomic window:
- a CDS encoding ABC transporter ATP-binding protein, translating into MNDADNAMITLEKISKIYPGAVPVTALTQIDLVIKPGERLALLGKSGSGKSTLLNLLALIDKPSGGRLTIDDRAAEDFSENDATRYRRRDLGFIFQFFNLLPTLTLRENICLPMELLGHDDHGLMMELCREAGICDQLDRYPEEVSGGEQQRAAVIRALVKKPRLILADEPTGNLDLDTGLHIVSLMNEICDRFNTALVMVTHSREAASVCSRRLKIIDGRLLPDV; encoded by the coding sequence ATGAACGATGCAGACAACGCCATGATCACCCTGGAAAAGATTTCCAAAATCTACCCAGGCGCCGTGCCGGTCACCGCGCTCACACAAATAGATCTGGTTATCAAGCCGGGCGAGCGTTTGGCCCTGCTCGGCAAAAGCGGCTCCGGCAAATCAACCCTGCTCAACCTGCTGGCCCTGATCGACAAGCCCAGCGGCGGTCGCCTGACCATCGACGACCGCGCGGCTGAAGACTTCTCGGAAAACGACGCCACCCGCTATCGGCGACGCGACCTCGGCTTTATTTTTCAGTTTTTCAACCTTTTACCGACCTTGACCCTGAGGGAAAACATCTGCCTGCCGATGGAACTGCTCGGCCATGACGACCACGGCCTGATGATGGAACTTTGCCGTGAAGCCGGTATCTGCGACCAGCTTGACCGTTACCCGGAAGAAGTTTCCGGCGGCGAGCAGCAACGCGCCGCCGTAATTCGGGCCCTGGTCAAAAAACCCCGTCTGATTCTGGCCGACGAACCGACCGGCAACCTTGATCTCGACACCGGACTGCATATCGTTAGCCTGATGAACGAAATCTGCGACCGCTTCAACACCGCACTCGTAATGGTCACCCATAGCCGGGAAGCGGCTTCGGTCTGCAGTCGACGTCTAAAAATCATCGATGGCCGGCTGCTGCCCGATGTTTAA
- a CDS encoding peroxiredoxin yields the protein MPEEMAVGCARPTGGPVGEAEETVRPTNEPKSPNPAKEIKPMLQVGRKAPDFVAPAYLKGKFVNVKLSDYLGKWVLLCFYPGDFTFVUATELSAVAEKYAALQKMGVEVLTMSIDSMFVHKMWDEKELALMVEGGIPFPMLSDAGGQVGRVYGVFDEAAGVENRGRFIIDPDGIIQGYEVLTPPIGRNILETFRQLEAFQLIRASRGSEATPACWKPGKITLQPGPDLVGNVWKVWKTSMAFED from the coding sequence ATGCCCGAAGAAATGGCCGTCGGCTGCGCCCGGCCCACCGGAGGACCGGTGGGCGAGGCCGAGGAAACCGTCAGACCAACAAATGAACCCAAGAGCCCCAACCCGGCAAAGGAGATCAAACCCATGCTCCAAGTAGGTCGCAAAGCCCCAGATTTCGTCGCCCCCGCATATTTAAAAGGGAAATTTGTCAACGTCAAACTCTCCGATTATCTGGGGAAATGGGTGCTGCTCTGTTTCTATCCCGGTGATTTCACTTTTGTCTGAGCCACCGAGCTTTCGGCAGTTGCCGAAAAATATGCCGCCCTGCAAAAAATGGGGGTCGAGGTTTTAACCATGAGCATCGACAGCATGTTCGTTCACAAGATGTGGGACGAAAAGGAACTCGCCTTAATGGTCGAGGGCGGCATTCCTTTTCCCATGCTTTCCGATGCCGGCGGACAGGTCGGCCGCGTTTACGGCGTTTTTGACGAGGCGGCCGGAGTCGAAAACCGGGGCCGTTTCATTATCGATCCCGACGGCATCATTCAGGGCTATGAAGTTCTGACGCCTCCGATCGGCCGCAACATTCTTGAAACCTTTCGCCAGCTTGAGGCTTTTCAGCTGATTCGGGCCAGCCGGGGCAGCGAAGCCACTCCGGCCTGCTGGAAACCCGGGAAAATAACTCTGCAACCAGGCCCCGATCTGGTCGGCAACGTCTGGAAGGTCTGGAAAACCAGTATGGCTTTTGAAGATTAA